From the genome of Solidesulfovibrio carbinolicus, one region includes:
- a CDS encoding sigma-54-dependent transcriptional regulator — MTGASVLVVDDEAIAVDNLSHILTREGYDVVAAASGEAAVALLADKEFDLVLTDLRMKGLDGLAVLGEAKRLWPDTEVVVMTGHATVASAVEAMRLGACHYLTKPYGLAEVRATVAEAMDKRRLRLEVARLSRQVAELGQGPLIIGESPAILALIDNIRHIAPTDSTVLILGETGTGKELVARAIHAAGLQRANRFLAVNCGAFTEELLTSELFGHEKGAFSGAMSLKKGLFEVAGEGTLFLDEIGEMSPSMQVRLLRVLQERHFFRVGGDKEIPVAARILAATNRDLKADVERGLFRADLYYRLNVITLRVPPLAARRQDIPLLAGAFAARYARGMDKPVTGFSAEAVRRLMAYEYPGNIRELENIVQRAVIMARGEVIEAGDLPQDLHGDAPALARREGPELIALEELERRHIRDILTYCDGNKTRAAEILGIDRVSLWRKVKRLGLAVE, encoded by the coding sequence ATGACGGGCGCGTCGGTGCTGGTGGTCGATGACGAGGCCATTGCCGTGGACAACCTCAGCCACATCCTGACCCGGGAGGGCTACGACGTGGTTGCGGCGGCCAGCGGCGAGGCGGCCGTGGCCTTGCTTGCCGACAAGGAATTCGATCTGGTCCTGACGGACCTGCGCATGAAGGGCCTGGACGGGCTGGCCGTGCTGGGGGAGGCCAAGCGGCTGTGGCCGGATACCGAAGTGGTGGTCATGACCGGCCACGCCACGGTGGCCTCGGCCGTGGAGGCCATGCGCCTGGGGGCCTGTCACTACCTGACCAAGCCCTACGGCCTGGCCGAGGTCCGGGCCACGGTGGCCGAGGCCATGGACAAGCGCCGGCTGCGCCTGGAGGTGGCCCGGCTGTCGCGGCAAGTGGCCGAGCTTGGGCAGGGGCCGCTTATTATCGGCGAAAGTCCGGCCATCCTGGCGCTTATCGACAACATCCGCCACATCGCGCCCACCGACTCCACGGTGCTGATCCTGGGCGAGACCGGCACGGGCAAGGAGCTGGTGGCCCGGGCCATCCACGCCGCCGGCCTGCAACGGGCCAACCGTTTTTTGGCCGTCAACTGCGGGGCATTTACCGAGGAACTGTTGACCAGCGAACTTTTCGGCCACGAAAAGGGGGCCTTTTCCGGGGCCATGAGCCTCAAAAAAGGCCTTTTCGAGGTGGCCGGGGAGGGGACGCTGTTTCTGGACGAGATCGGTGAGATGTCGCCCAGCATGCAGGTGCGGCTTTTGCGCGTGCTTCAGGAGCGGCATTTCTTCCGGGTGGGCGGGGACAAGGAAATTCCCGTGGCCGCCCGCATCCTGGCCGCCACCAACCGCGACCTCAAGGCCGACGTGGAACGCGGGCTGTTTCGGGCCGACCTGTACTACCGCCTAAACGTCATCACCCTGCGCGTGCCGCCGCTGGCCGCCCGCCGCCAGGACATTCCGCTGCTGGCCGGGGCCTTTGCCGCCCGCTACGCCCGGGGCATGGACAAGCCCGTGACCGGCTTTTCCGCCGAGGCCGTGCGGCGGCTCATGGCCTACGAGTATCCCGGCAACATCCGGGAGCTGGAAAACATCGTCCAGCGGGCCGTCATCATGGCCCGGGGCGAGGTCATCGAGGCCGGCGACCTGCCCCAGGACCTGCATGGCGACGCCCCGGCCCTGGCCCGGCGCGAGGGGCCGGAGCTCATTGCCCTGGAGGAGCTGGAACGCCGCCATATCCGCGACATCCTGACCTACTGCGACGGCAACAAGACCCGGGCGGCCGAGATCCTCGGCATCGACCGGGTGTCGCTGTGGCGCAAGGTCAAGCGCCTGGGGCTGGCCGTGGAGTAG
- a CDS encoding sensor histidine kinase, with amino-acid sequence MLQWLRLPHLTIRQKVLAGVVIPVLAFAVVGVVSLNSLTRLETTLTLMEMADDLSNTILEVRRYEKNYLLYGHGEDFEEAQRYIDQARATLLAMAADARDGRSRRGIAALDAALNTYQAKGQALGPAAAAPAEHLDALRQAGKDMVDLSLDIKNAERSRTLALVSNLKRQLLVAGLCVIASALALAWLLARKILRALGVIVQATADIGQGRFKTLTPPQADDETRQVIEAFNRMTRELERRQAQLVQEKKLSSLGVLTSGIAHQLNNPLNNISTSCQILIEEHGQCEPAFAGRMLANIQQEVLRARDIVKGLLEFSRAKDFSLKPTPLAPVVAGAFRLVSSQTPSGITLSRDVPEDLILNLDAARMQEVLINLLLNAVQAMDAPSGAITVSARIDGEAVALVVEDTGPGIADEDLGRVFDPFYTTKEVGKGTGLGLSIVFGIIEKHQGSIVAEKTGGRGARFVIRLPLLRTGTGAA; translated from the coding sequence TTGTTACAGTGGCTTCGGCTGCCCCATCTCACCATCCGCCAGAAGGTGCTGGCCGGCGTCGTCATTCCGGTGCTGGCCTTTGCCGTGGTCGGCGTGGTGTCGCTCAATTCCCTGACCCGTCTGGAAACGACGCTGACGCTTATGGAGATGGCCGACGACCTCTCCAACACCATCCTGGAAGTGCGGCGTTACGAGAAAAATTACCTGCTCTACGGCCACGGCGAGGATTTCGAGGAAGCCCAGCGCTACATCGACCAGGCCCGGGCCACCTTGCTCGCCATGGCCGCCGACGCCCGCGACGGCCGCAGCCGCCGGGGCATCGCCGCCCTGGATGCGGCGCTTAATACCTACCAGGCCAAGGGGCAAGCCCTGGGGCCGGCCGCCGCCGCCCCGGCCGAACACTTGGACGCCCTGCGCCAGGCCGGCAAGGATATGGTTGATCTGTCGCTGGACATCAAAAACGCCGAGCGCAGCCGCACCCTGGCCCTGGTGTCCAACCTCAAACGGCAGCTGCTGGTGGCCGGGCTGTGCGTCATCGCCTCGGCCCTGGCCCTGGCCTGGCTTTTGGCCCGCAAGATCCTGCGCGCCCTGGGCGTCATCGTCCAGGCCACGGCCGACATCGGCCAGGGCCGTTTCAAGACCCTGACTCCCCCCCAGGCCGACGACGAGACGCGCCAGGTCATTGAGGCCTTTAACCGCATGACCCGGGAGCTGGAGCGCCGGCAGGCCCAGCTCGTTCAGGAAAAAAAGCTGTCGTCCCTTGGCGTGTTGACCTCGGGCATCGCCCACCAGCTCAACAATCCCCTCAATAACATCTCCACCTCCTGCCAGATCCTCATTGAGGAGCACGGCCAGTGCGAGCCGGCCTTTGCCGGGCGGATGCTCGCCAACATCCAGCAGGAGGTGCTGCGAGCCCGGGACATCGTCAAAGGGCTGCTGGAATTTTCCCGGGCCAAGGACTTCAGTCTCAAGCCCACGCCCCTGGCCCCGGTGGTGGCCGGGGCGTTTAGGCTGGTGTCGAGCCAGACGCCGTCGGGCATCACCCTGTCCCGGGACGTGCCCGAGGATCTGATCCTTAACCTCGACGCCGCCCGGATGCAGGAGGTGCTCATCAACCTGCTGCTAAACGCCGTCCAGGCCATGGACGCCCCGTCCGGGGCCATCACGGTCTCGGCCCGCATCGACGGCGAGGCCGTGGCCCTGGTGGTGGAGGACACCGGACCGGGCATTGCCGACGAAGACCTGGGCCGGGTCTTCGATCCCTTCTACACCACCAAGGAGGTGGGCAAGGGCACGGGCCTTGGGCTGTCCATCGTTTTCGGCATCATCGAAAAGCATCAAGGGTCCATCGTGGCCGAAAAAACCGGCGGCCGGGGGGCGCGCTTCGTCATCCGCCTGCCCCTGCTCCGGACCGGGACGGGCGCGGCATGA
- a CDS encoding ABC transporter permease yields the protein MTPPRLVRIAGHALRAVFAYPTSACFSILAVALAICVVSLTEAATRGANAKIEEFVQWFGADAAFVAGGEVRGRAVGQRNETITMADWRAIRDGLPGVHDVSASRLVRRKTFKYGSRTHETPALVGAMPGFTRAWNWSLALGRDLEPDDEAGRARVCLLGEIPRRALFADENPLGRQVRLDGQPYTVIGVLSERGFVSGGVSVDDRVVVPLSSLTRHYNLNPLYLRGIRLKFADASDMDANIAELRRFLRRLHGLGPEQEDDFTVVTIQEIFNFLSVLRLGIQLFLVVTSAVVIAAAGFTAANLAYLNISLRRVEIGLLMAVGARRRDIVAHIVLELLILDLAGAILGYALGEAACWLVNRQGLLVAVATWRTFGLALGLGLAVTLVFGLRPALAAAALQPDQALRG from the coding sequence ATGACGCCGCCCCGCCTTGTCCGCATCGCCGGCCACGCCCTGCGGGCCGTTTTCGCCTACCCGACAAGCGCCTGCTTCTCCATTTTGGCCGTGGCCCTGGCCATCTGCGTGGTCAGCCTGACCGAGGCGGCCACGCGCGGGGCCAACGCCAAGATCGAGGAGTTCGTCCAATGGTTCGGGGCCGACGCGGCCTTCGTGGCCGGCGGCGAGGTGCGGGGCAGGGCCGTGGGGCAGCGAAACGAAACCATCACCATGGCCGATTGGCGGGCCATCCGCGACGGGTTGCCCGGGGTCCACGACGTCTCGGCCTCACGCCTGGTGCGCCGCAAGACCTTCAAATACGGCAGCCGGACCCATGAGACGCCGGCCCTGGTCGGGGCCATGCCGGGATTTACCCGGGCCTGGAACTGGAGCCTGGCCCTGGGCCGCGACCTTGAACCCGATGACGAGGCCGGCCGGGCCAGGGTGTGTCTGCTGGGCGAAATCCCCAGGCGCGCCCTTTTCGCCGACGAAAACCCCCTTGGCCGGCAAGTGCGCCTGGACGGCCAGCCTTACACGGTCATCGGCGTGCTGTCCGAGCGCGGTTTCGTCAGCGGCGGCGTGTCCGTGGACGACCGGGTCGTCGTACCCCTGTCGAGCCTGACCCGGCACTATAATTTAAACCCGCTGTACTTGCGCGGCATCCGCCTCAAGTTCGCCGACGCCTCGGACATGGACGCCAATATCGCCGAACTGCGCCGGTTCCTACGCCGCCTCCACGGCCTGGGGCCGGAACAGGAAGACGACTTCACGGTGGTGACCATCCAAGAAATATTTAATTTCCTGTCCGTGCTGCGCCTGGGCATCCAGCTGTTTCTGGTCGTCACCTCGGCGGTGGTCATCGCCGCCGCCGGGTTCACGGCGGCCAATCTGGCCTATCTGAACATCAGCCTGCGCCGGGTCGAGATCGGCCTGCTCATGGCCGTGGGGGCCAGGCGGCGCGACATCGTCGCCCACATCGTGCTGGAGCTGCTCATTCTCGATTTGGCCGGGGCGATTTTGGGCTACGCCCTGGGCGAGGCGGCCTGCTGGCTGGTCAACCGGCAAGGCTTGCTCGTGGCCGTGGCCACCTGGCGCACCTTTGGCCTGGCCCTGGGCCTGGGGCTGGCCGTGACCCTGGTTTTCGGCCTGCGCCCGGCCCTGGCCGCCGCCGCCCTGCAACCGGACCAGGCGCTGCGCGGCTAA
- a CDS encoding RNA recognition motif domain-containing protein, which translates to MSKKLYVGNLSFSSTEDDVRNHFASYGEVLSVNLITDRETGRLRGFGFVEMDDAGAAAAIQNLDGKELGGRTLKVNEAQEKPRSGGGGGGRGGYGGGRW; encoded by the coding sequence ATGTCGAAGAAACTTTACGTCGGCAACCTGTCCTTCTCCTCCACCGAAGACGATGTCCGCAATCATTTCGCCTCTTATGGCGAGGTGCTGAGCGTCAACCTCATCACCGACCGTGAAACCGGCCGCCTGCGCGGCTTCGGCTTTGTGGAAATGGACGACGCCGGCGCTGCCGCCGCCATCCAGAACCTGGACGGCAAGGAACTCGGCGGTCGCACCCTGAAGGTCAACGAGGCCCAGGAAAAGCCCCGCTCCGGCGGCGGCGGCGGCGGTCGCGGCGGTTACGGCGGCGGACGCTGGTAG